A region from the Melioribacter roseus P3M-2 genome encodes:
- a CDS encoding SDR family NAD(P)-dependent oxidoreductase has product MEKVFLLFGASGKLGREAVDYFLNCQYDYYYFFSRKKLNLPATEKSCENIIVEDLTEEQNIIEAFDKIRVSKDSYYYLFDTIGAYWGGKRIEETPYEEWKKMFDINLNSSFLVGKEFMKLAALSRGGSICFTSAYTAASNEPGIAAYGASKSALNYFVKTLAEEGKSINLSANAIAPYILDTESNRQWIDDKNKLIPLRELCVVVENIFQSRKIFTGNIIFFSETLKNP; this is encoded by the coding sequence ATGGAAAAAGTATTTTTATTATTCGGAGCTTCGGGTAAACTGGGGCGGGAAGCAGTCGATTATTTCCTGAATTGCCAATACGATTACTATTATTTCTTCTCCCGGAAAAAACTTAATCTCCCTGCAACCGAAAAATCCTGTGAGAATATAATCGTGGAGGATTTAACAGAAGAGCAAAATATAATAGAAGCATTTGACAAAATTCGGGTGAGCAAAGACTCTTATTATTATTTGTTCGATACAATCGGAGCCTATTGGGGCGGGAAAAGGATTGAAGAAACGCCATATGAAGAATGGAAAAAAATGTTCGACATAAATCTCAACTCTTCATTTCTGGTCGGAAAGGAATTTATGAAACTGGCAGCCTTATCCAGGGGCGGTTCGATTTGTTTTACGAGCGCATACACAGCGGCTTCAAACGAACCCGGAATAGCGGCATACGGCGCTTCTAAATCCGCGCTAAATTACTTCGTAAAAACATTGGCGGAAGAAGGGAAGTCGATTAATTTGAGCGCCAATGCAATTGCGCCTTATATCCTCGACACCGAATCGAACAGGCAATGGATTGACGATAAAAATAAATTGATTCCCCTCAGAGAATTATGCGTTGTGGTGGAAAATATTTTCCAAAGCAGAAAAATTTTCACCGGAAACATAATTTTCTTTTCAGAAACATTAAAAAATCCTTAA
- a CDS encoding ExbD/TolR family protein yields MVKIKKRKLSEAEIPTSSMADISFLLLLFFLVSTVIDVDTGIGLVLPEYIPPEQQEFVPISKDRLAAVLINENGDVLLNNQIIAIPQIAKTLKPRIEEKINLPSNKKLVVSVKTDRKTNYNLYIQALDQIKDAYFQVREEYARSRFGKKIVDLDERSEEMKEIKEKIPIIISIAEPETVKK; encoded by the coding sequence ATGGTCAAGATAAAAAAACGAAAACTTTCGGAAGCAGAAATTCCAACAAGTTCGATGGCAGATATCTCGTTTCTTCTCTTGCTCTTTTTCTTAGTTTCGACAGTCATCGACGTCGATACGGGTATTGGTCTCGTTTTGCCTGAATATATTCCCCCGGAACAACAGGAATTCGTACCAATTTCGAAAGACCGACTGGCTGCCGTGCTAATTAACGAAAACGGCGACGTTCTTCTTAATAACCAGATTATTGCAATTCCTCAAATTGCCAAGACGCTTAAGCCGCGAATAGAAGAAAAAATCAATTTGCCTTCGAATAAAAAACTTGTTGTCTCTGTTAAGACGGACAGAAAAACAAACTATAATCTTTATATTCAAGCGTTGGATCAGATAAAAGATGCTTACTTTCAGGTACGCGAGGAATATGCGCGCTCGAGATTCGGTAAAAAAATAGTCGATCTGGACGAACGTAGCGAGGAGATGAAAGAGATTAAAGAGAAAATTCCGATTATTATAAGTATCGCCGAACCGGAAACCGTAAAAAAATAA
- a CDS encoding endonuclease MutS2, with the protein MVKNDTLDKLEFRKITEYISTYCQTESGKKKIRDLRPSTDRSHIVTEGNKIDYARNLLIKKDIPPLEYLPDLTDAIYRSRIEGVVLSSKEIREIYRLAQMSRKMVGYLKPEDQTDTPLDELRNALTVDKVFEKNIEKIFDENWDVKDDASPALKSIRSDIREKELSLQKTVNRLLKKLSEEYLVQEEYFTQRDGRIVLPVKAEHKRHVKGFIHSESSTGQTVYIEPAEILELNNDILSLKFAEKREIEKILLVITRQIAAKSQELLDAYNIITALDTLFARAKYALEIIGSIPTFDNGKPIELIDARHPILLKKLGFEATVPLNLKITDQKILVLTGPNAGGKTVALKTIGLLVLMAQSGIPIPCHPDSNLHIFEKVLVDIGDYQSIEDDLSTFSSHLTNIKSILENANESTLVLLDEVGTGTDPVEGAAIATGILISLRDKGALVVATTHHGSLKLIANQLDKFQNCSMEFDSEELKPTYRFNQGMPGSSYAFEIATRIGFDEKFIDLSKRYIDSDKTKIEEFLIDIEKKSHDLRNQIHNLELENLRLKSLANLYQDKINKLEKQKKEILEEAHQKANILLSDVNRKIENAIKNIRQSRADKEVIKKEKSEIETVKKKTLSYLEKSRTEESSSYKLNVGDYVSIKGTTSVGVLDEIDEDKDKALITIGSLKIKAKYSSLVPAKKSDFREYEKKKVITDYDHVKYRLDIRGMRSDEAEFEIIRFLDDSLMYGLERVEILHGKGTGALKQLAHSILKKYKGVKNYYFADIESGGDGITVVEFE; encoded by the coding sequence ATGGTTAAAAACGACACACTGGATAAACTCGAATTCCGTAAAATCACAGAGTATATTTCGACTTATTGCCAAACAGAATCGGGCAAAAAGAAGATAAGAGACCTGAGACCTTCTACCGACCGTAGTCACATAGTTACAGAAGGGAATAAAATTGATTACGCGCGTAATCTGCTTATAAAAAAAGATATTCCACCTCTCGAATATTTGCCCGATTTAACGGACGCGATTTATCGCTCGAGAATCGAAGGAGTCGTGCTTTCGTCGAAAGAAATAAGGGAAATCTACCGGCTCGCGCAGATGTCGAGGAAGATGGTCGGCTATTTGAAACCGGAAGATCAAACGGATACGCCTCTGGATGAATTGCGGAACGCTCTGACGGTCGATAAGGTATTCGAAAAAAACATCGAAAAAATATTCGACGAAAATTGGGATGTTAAGGACGATGCCAGCCCTGCATTGAAATCGATCCGGAGCGATATACGTGAAAAAGAATTGTCGCTTCAAAAAACAGTAAACCGCTTGCTAAAAAAACTGAGCGAAGAATACCTCGTTCAGGAGGAATATTTTACACAGCGCGACGGCAGAATCGTTCTGCCCGTTAAAGCGGAGCATAAAAGACACGTTAAAGGATTTATCCATTCAGAATCGTCTACAGGCCAGACGGTTTATATTGAACCGGCAGAGATCCTCGAATTGAATAACGATATCCTTTCCCTGAAATTTGCCGAAAAAAGGGAAATTGAAAAAATACTACTGGTAATCACCAGACAGATAGCGGCAAAAAGTCAGGAATTACTGGACGCTTATAATATTATTACCGCGCTCGATACTCTGTTTGCGAGAGCTAAGTATGCTCTTGAAATTATCGGTTCGATTCCGACATTTGACAACGGTAAACCGATCGAGTTGATCGATGCAAGGCATCCGATTCTTCTCAAGAAACTCGGATTCGAAGCTACAGTCCCGCTGAATCTGAAAATTACCGACCAGAAAATTCTCGTATTGACCGGACCCAATGCGGGCGGTAAAACAGTTGCTTTGAAAACGATCGGTTTGCTTGTTTTAATGGCGCAGTCCGGAATCCCGATCCCGTGTCACCCCGATTCCAATCTTCACATTTTCGAAAAAGTACTTGTGGATATTGGGGATTATCAATCGATCGAAGACGATTTAAGCACCTTCAGTTCGCATCTTACGAATATCAAATCGATACTCGAAAACGCAAACGAGTCGACGCTTGTTTTGCTCGATGAAGTAGGAACCGGTACGGATCCCGTCGAAGGAGCGGCCATTGCCACCGGCATTCTTATTTCATTGCGGGATAAAGGCGCTCTTGTAGTCGCTACGACGCATCACGGCTCGCTTAAGCTGATTGCAAATCAACTCGATAAGTTCCAAAATTGCTCTATGGAATTCGACAGCGAGGAATTGAAACCGACCTATCGGTTTAATCAGGGAATGCCCGGTTCGAGCTATGCATTCGAAATTGCAACCCGCATAGGTTTCGACGAAAAATTTATTGATCTTTCAAAGCGCTATATCGACAGCGACAAAACTAAAATCGAAGAATTTTTAATCGACATTGAAAAAAAATCGCACGACTTGAGAAATCAAATCCATAATCTCGAACTGGAAAATCTGCGTCTCAAAAGTCTGGCGAATCTGTATCAGGATAAAATAAACAAACTGGAAAAACAGAAAAAGGAGATACTCGAAGAAGCTCATCAAAAAGCCAATATACTGCTCTCCGACGTCAACAGAAAAATTGAAAACGCCATTAAAAACATCAGGCAATCGAGGGCGGACAAAGAAGTAATAAAGAAAGAAAAGAGTGAAATAGAAACAGTCAAAAAGAAGACGCTAAGTTACCTTGAAAAATCGAGGACTGAAGAGAGTTCCAGTTACAAATTGAACGTCGGAGATTACGTTTCGATAAAAGGAACAACCTCGGTAGGAGTGTTGGATGAAATCGACGAGGACAAAGACAAAGCCCTCATAACGATCGGTTCGTTGAAAATAAAAGCAAAATACAGTTCGCTTGTGCCCGCTAAAAAATCCGATTTCAGAGAATACGAAAAGAAAAAAGTGATTACCGATTACGACCACGTTAAATACAGGCTCGATATAAGAGGAATGCGTTCCGACGAAGCGGAATTTGAGATTATCCGTTTCCTCGATGATTCTCTCATGTACGGATTGGAGAGAGTGGAAATACTCCACGGCAAGGGAACCGGAGCGCTAAAACAATTGGCGCATTCGATTCTTAAAAAGTATAAAGGCGTTAAAAACTATTATTTTGCAGATATAGAAAGCGGAGGCGACGGTATTACCGTTGTTGAATTCGAATAA
- a CDS encoding MotA/TolQ/ExbB proton channel family protein, whose translation MQLAEITGFITAILAQVEEPSLIGYLQQKFIEGGAFMWPILACLVIGLGFAIERFWTLSRATISTRKFIVQVKEALQKGGVPEAIKLCENTRGSIASVFHAGLLRADEGLDAAEKAIMAYGAIEMGFLEKGMIWISTFITIAPMLGFTGTVQGMIEAFDAIKEAAQISPSIVAGGISVALLTTLFGLVVAMILQVLYNYFISRIDRLVADMEESSIELIDALYELKTKKS comes from the coding sequence ATGCAACTCGCAGAGATTACAGGCTTTATTACTGCAATTTTAGCTCAGGTAGAAGAACCAAGCCTTATTGGGTATTTACAACAAAAATTCATAGAAGGCGGCGCTTTCATGTGGCCCATTCTTGCATGTTTGGTTATCGGTTTGGGCTTTGCTATTGAAAGATTCTGGACATTATCTCGTGCTACAATCAGCACCAGAAAATTTATTGTTCAAGTCAAAGAAGCACTTCAAAAGGGCGGCGTGCCCGAAGCTATAAAGTTGTGTGAAAACACAAGAGGTTCTATTGCCTCCGTATTTCATGCAGGACTTTTAAGAGCAGATGAAGGTTTGGATGCTGCTGAAAAAGCCATTATGGCTTACGGCGCAATTGAAATGGGATTCCTCGAAAAAGGTATGATTTGGATTTCCACATTTATTACAATAGCGCCGATGCTTGGTTTTACAGGTACGGTACAGGGTATGATCGAAGCATTCGACGCTATTAAAGAAGCCGCTCAGATTTCGCCGAGTATCGTTGCCGGCGGTATCTCAGTAGCTCTTTTGACCACACTTTTCGGTCTTGTTGTAGCTATGATTCTCCAGGTTCTTTATAATTACTTTATTTCGCGTATCGACCGCCTAGTGGCTGATATGGAAGAAAGTTCAATTGAATTGATCGATGCATTATACGAATTGAAAACTAAAAAAAGCTAA
- a CDS encoding GatB/YqeY domain-containing protein yields MSLKDKINEDLKEAMKSGDKVRLETIRSIRALILEFEKSGSGKTLNEDEEIKLLTSAAKKRREAVEQYKAAGRNELAEKEEAELKIIESYLPKQLSTEEVFEEIKKIAGEIGASSKEDFPKLMPAAAKTLKGRAEGKLIKEMVEKFLQQ; encoded by the coding sequence ATGAGTCTCAAAGATAAAATCAATGAGGACCTTAAAGAGGCTATGAAATCGGGCGACAAAGTACGCCTCGAAACAATTCGCTCGATCCGTGCGCTGATTCTCGAATTCGAAAAAAGCGGCAGCGGAAAAACATTGAACGAAGATGAAGAAATCAAACTGCTCACAAGCGCGGCAAAAAAAAGGAGGGAAGCCGTCGAACAGTATAAAGCCGCTGGCAGAAACGAACTTGCCGAAAAAGAAGAAGCCGAACTGAAAATTATCGAAAGTTATCTTCCCAAACAGTTGTCGACCGAAGAAGTATTTGAAGAAATAAAAAAAATTGCCGGAGAAATCGGCGCGTCTTCAAAAGAGGATTTTCCCAAATTAATGCCGGCAGCCGCAAAAACGCTAAAAGGAAGAGCCGAAGGCAAATTGATTAAAGAAATGGTCGAAAAATTTCTGCAACAGTAA
- a CDS encoding CvpA family protein: MNYLDYFIIAVALIGFILGFKDGLIRKIIGITGLVLAVILTVNFSDKLAVILTPILNDDDYFAKIIAAVIIFLSTIITFSILKRIVHPSDKVNKLINQIIGGLIGALQIIIFLSGLFIILDLLGYPDKQERTESLMYESVYNIIPGLINFIVEKGSDATDIIKDFIEKTDTLNSN; this comes from the coding sequence TTGAACTACTTAGACTATTTTATAATCGCGGTCGCTTTAATTGGTTTTATCCTCGGATTTAAAGACGGTCTTATAAGAAAAATTATAGGCATAACTGGGCTTGTCCTGGCAGTGATACTGACGGTTAATTTTTCCGATAAACTGGCGGTTATTCTGACTCCAATATTGAACGACGACGATTATTTTGCAAAAATCATCGCTGCAGTTATTATTTTTCTGTCGACAATTATAACCTTCTCAATTTTAAAAAGAATCGTCCATCCGTCGGATAAAGTAAATAAATTGATCAATCAAATTATAGGCGGTTTAATCGGCGCTCTTCAAATAATAATTTTCCTGAGCGGGCTTTTCATTATCCTGGATTTGCTTGGTTATCCGGATAAGCAAGAGCGAACGGAATCTCTTATGTATGAGAGCGTTTATAATATCATTCCTGGATTAATCAATTTTATAGTGGAAAAAGGTTCCGATGCAACCGATATAATTAAAGATTTTATCGAAAAAACAGATACTTTGAACAGTAATTGA
- a CDS encoding acetyl-CoA carboxylase biotin carboxylase subunit → MFDKILISNRGEIALRIIRACKELGIKTVAVYSDIDKFSPHVSAADESISIGEPKAYLNQNLILEIAKITGADAIHPGYGYLSENENFIRAVEKNKIKFIGPSAKSVEMMGNKLNARKLMLEHNVPVVPGSTEPLNNLKDASRIAAEIGYPIMLKASGGGGGKGIRMVSNEEELEGAFNLTRSEAMKAFGSDEIYIEKLIVNPKHIEVQILGDYHGNYAHLFERECSLQRRFQKIIEEAPSPSVDPELRQKITNAAVEAAKACNYFNAGTVEFLMDENRNFYFMEMNTRLQVEHPVTESITGIDIVKEQIKIAAGERISFEQDDVTIKGHSIECRINSEDSDFSPSTGKITNHKIPNLPGIRVDYGIDIGSEVSLYYDPLLSKVISYGRNREEALSRMLNALENYLITDVETNIPLLKRILKSEIFRNASFNIDTLKNVAFASEENPEQEIAAVITAVMNYAGNFKTNGNLNNHNNRWTELKYD, encoded by the coding sequence ATGTTTGATAAAATACTTATTTCCAACAGGGGAGAAATCGCTCTTAGAATTATAAGAGCATGTAAAGAACTTGGCATAAAAACAGTAGCCGTTTATTCGGATATAGACAAATTCTCGCCTCACGTATCAGCCGCCGACGAATCCATATCGATAGGCGAACCGAAAGCTTACCTCAATCAGAATTTAATTCTCGAAATCGCAAAGATTACCGGAGCCGATGCAATTCATCCGGGGTACGGGTATTTATCGGAAAACGAAAACTTTATTCGCGCCGTCGAAAAAAACAAAATTAAATTTATTGGACCTTCCGCCAAATCGGTCGAAATGATGGGCAACAAACTTAATGCTCGCAAGTTGATGCTGGAACATAACGTCCCGGTTGTGCCGGGTTCGACCGAGCCTCTGAATAATCTGAAAGACGCATCGAGAATCGCCGCTGAAATAGGCTACCCGATAATGTTAAAAGCTTCTGGCGGAGGCGGAGGAAAGGGAATTCGCATGGTGTCGAATGAAGAAGAACTCGAAGGCGCGTTTAATTTAACCCGAAGCGAAGCTATGAAAGCCTTCGGCAGCGACGAAATTTATATCGAAAAATTGATTGTCAATCCCAAACATATCGAAGTGCAAATTCTGGGGGATTATCACGGCAATTATGCGCACCTCTTCGAAAGGGAATGTTCGCTTCAAAGACGATTTCAGAAAATAATCGAAGAAGCTCCTTCGCCTTCGGTCGACCCGGAATTACGACAAAAGATAACAAACGCCGCGGTTGAAGCGGCTAAAGCTTGCAATTATTTTAATGCCGGAACCGTGGAGTTCCTTATGGATGAAAACCGGAATTTTTACTTTATGGAGATGAATACTCGTTTGCAGGTTGAACACCCCGTTACCGAATCGATTACAGGGATAGATATCGTAAAAGAGCAAATTAAAATTGCGGCTGGCGAAAGGATTTCCTTTGAACAGGATGATGTAACTATAAAAGGACATTCGATTGAATGCAGAATTAATTCGGAAGACTCCGATTTTTCGCCTTCTACGGGAAAAATTACAAATCACAAAATTCCCAATCTTCCAGGTATAAGAGTTGACTATGGAATCGATATCGGGTCGGAAGTATCATTATACTACGATCCTTTACTCTCCAAAGTAATAAGTTATGGCAGAAATCGTGAAGAAGCGTTATCTCGTATGCTGAACGCTCTGGAGAATTATTTAATAACAGACGTCGAGACCAATATCCCGCTTCTTAAACGGATATTGAAAAGCGAAATATTCAGAAACGCTTCTTTCAATATCGATACGCTTAAAAATGTTGCTTTTGCTTCGGAAGAAAATCCCGAACAGGAAATTGCGGCGGTTATTACGGCGGTGATGAACTACGCAGGCAATTTCAAAACCAACGGCAATCTGAATAATCACAATAACAGATGGACAGAGCTGAAATATGATTGA
- a CDS encoding ExbD/TolR family protein: protein MKFQKKRATTKQSIPTASLPDIVFMLLLFFMVTTTLREVDVLVSFRLPEAKAIEKIENKRLVSYIWVGNDGRIQLNDSITKLEEIQNIMYTKRLAMPNIIVSLRIDKNSDMGIVTDIQQELRKASCLRINYSTLLKI from the coding sequence ATGAAATTTCAGAAAAAAAGAGCGACTACAAAGCAATCGATTCCGACAGCCTCGCTGCCCGATATCGTCTTTATGCTTCTCTTATTCTTTATGGTTACCACTACTTTGAGAGAAGTCGACGTTCTGGTCAGTTTCAGACTGCCGGAAGCAAAAGCTATCGAAAAGATCGAAAATAAGAGACTTGTTTCGTATATATGGGTAGGCAACGACGGCAGAATTCAGCTGAACGACAGCATTACAAAATTAGAAGAAATTCAAAACATTATGTACACGAAACGTCTGGCTATGCCAAACATAATTGTCTCTTTGCGTATCGACAAGAATTCCGATATGGGTATCGTTACAGATATTCAACAGGAATTGAGAAAAGCTTCCTGTCTGAGAATAAATTACTCGACATTGCTGAAAATTTAG